In Kitasatospora sp. NBC_00240, the following are encoded in one genomic region:
- a CDS encoding AfsR/SARP family transcriptional regulator, with protein sequence MRVDAPPGRVGFKILGSLECWVGDERLKLGGLLQERVLVTLLLEHGRVVPVARLVEAAWDHLPPATASHQVRKIVADLRRRIPGGADLILTDGPGYRIAVEEDQLDLVLFGIRLQRAREAAAAGLRENAVGQLRAALDLWRGAVLAGDGSPVIQAAATALEERRLTATEQLFELRLGLGEAAELVVDLTEVAQAHPLRETLRGQLMLALYRSGRQAEALEEYGRVRDLLAEELGIDPGDGLTALHQAILRSSPELAAPQRPAAEAPGPPEVRRLGPAPNSVPYDLPDFTGRAAELGQLVGAAATPAGRGTRIIAVDGMGGSGKTALAVHAAHRLAEDYPDGRLYIDLHGFTPQQRPLAPAEVLDILLRTLGLAGDQIPDDLLSRIALWRVVTAGRRLLILLDNAVGADQVRPLLPASPGCLVLITSRVRLVNLDGAQGVSVGLLPMADAMELVERTLGGGRAAAEPAATEELVRLCGRLPLALRISTARLRNRPRWTVRYLVDRLLDESRTLAELSSGDRSVAASLRLSYLVMEPELQVAFRLLGLHPAGDLDPHSAAALLGLPVVEAEDLLEQLLDAHLLEQYELGRYAFHDLVRSFAQSLRGPDSAGADAAAVERLMDYYVLAVEAACDLLFPGRVDLGLDLPAPGFALPPMADTAAAMAWFEREHRSLLAAVRRAAADGLHRQAAYLPRGFGMYLNMWGFSAELYETGRIAVEAARRSADRLLLRVSLTNLAVALWPLGRFQEGIDCLNQALDIAVEIGDRQGEAACLSRLGAFHNGLGHYGEGLARLEQALPLHRELASAREEAVTLISISSVSALLGRHREAAEAALAADELSRRLGELDNGVLALVNLANAYLGLGEHEAALAALTSAQERHQRLNRPATAGLVLARFADAYHRAGRLAEAYDFGLRALDLVWTSGSAGWKATVENILGRIHRGRSEYQQAQERHAHALRLAEEIGSGIEAAHALEGLAATAAALGETAQARTYRARADRLFDGMGIPEHVRRPG encoded by the coding sequence ATGCGGGTCGACGCCCCACCGGGCCGGGTCGGCTTCAAGATCCTCGGCTCGCTCGAATGCTGGGTGGGGGACGAGCGGCTGAAGCTCGGCGGGCTCCTCCAGGAGCGGGTGCTGGTCACCCTCTTGCTGGAGCACGGCCGGGTCGTCCCGGTCGCCAGGCTGGTGGAGGCCGCCTGGGACCACCTGCCCCCGGCCACCGCCTCGCACCAGGTCCGCAAGATCGTCGCCGACCTGCGGCGGCGGATCCCCGGCGGCGCCGATCTGATCCTCACCGACGGGCCCGGCTACCGGATCGCGGTCGAGGAGGACCAGCTGGACCTGGTGCTGTTCGGCATCCGGCTGCAGCGCGCCCGGGAGGCCGCCGCCGCCGGACTGCGCGAGAACGCCGTCGGCCAGCTCCGCGCGGCGCTCGACCTCTGGCGGGGCGCCGTGCTGGCCGGCGACGGCAGCCCGGTGATCCAGGCCGCCGCCACCGCCCTGGAGGAGCGCCGGCTGACCGCCACCGAGCAGCTCTTCGAGCTGCGGCTCGGGCTCGGCGAGGCCGCCGAGCTGGTGGTGGACCTCACCGAGGTCGCGCAGGCCCACCCGCTGCGCGAGACCCTGCGCGGGCAGCTGATGCTGGCGCTGTACCGGTCCGGCCGGCAGGCCGAGGCGCTGGAGGAGTACGGCCGGGTCCGCGATCTGCTGGCCGAGGAGCTGGGGATCGACCCGGGGGACGGGCTGACCGCCCTGCACCAGGCCATCCTGCGGAGCAGCCCCGAGCTCGCCGCCCCGCAGCGGCCGGCCGCCGAGGCCCCGGGGCCGCCGGAGGTCCGCCGGCTCGGCCCGGCTCCCAACTCGGTGCCCTACGACCTGCCGGACTTCACCGGCCGGGCGGCCGAGCTGGGCCAGCTGGTGGGCGCGGCCGCCACCCCGGCCGGCCGGGGCACCCGGATCATCGCCGTCGACGGCATGGGCGGCAGCGGGAAGACGGCGCTGGCCGTGCACGCCGCGCACCGGCTGGCCGAGGACTACCCGGACGGCCGGCTCTACATCGACCTGCACGGCTTCACCCCGCAGCAGCGGCCGCTGGCACCGGCCGAGGTGCTGGACATCCTGCTGAGAACGCTGGGGCTGGCCGGCGACCAGATCCCGGACGACCTGCTCAGCCGGATCGCGCTCTGGCGGGTCGTCACGGCCGGGCGCCGGCTGCTGATCCTGCTGGACAACGCCGTCGGCGCGGACCAGGTGCGCCCGCTCCTGCCGGCCTCCCCCGGCTGCCTGGTGCTGATCACCAGCCGGGTCCGGCTGGTCAACCTGGACGGCGCGCAGGGGGTTTCGGTCGGGCTGCTGCCGATGGCCGACGCCATGGAGCTGGTGGAGCGTACGCTCGGCGGCGGCCGGGCGGCGGCCGAGCCCGCCGCCACCGAGGAGCTGGTGCGGCTGTGCGGCCGGCTGCCGCTGGCGCTGCGGATCTCCACGGCGCGGCTGCGCAATCGGCCGCGCTGGACGGTGCGGTACCTGGTCGACCGGCTGCTGGACGAGAGCCGCACGCTGGCCGAGCTGAGTTCCGGGGACCGGAGCGTGGCGGCGAGCCTGCGGCTGTCGTACCTGGTGATGGAGCCCGAGTTGCAGGTGGCGTTCCGCCTGCTGGGCCTGCACCCGGCGGGGGACCTGGACCCGCACTCGGCGGCGGCACTGCTGGGCCTGCCGGTGGTCGAGGCCGAGGACCTGCTGGAGCAGCTGCTGGACGCCCACCTGCTGGAGCAGTACGAGCTGGGGCGGTACGCCTTCCACGATCTGGTCCGCAGTTTCGCGCAGAGCCTGCGCGGGCCGGACTCGGCCGGCGCGGACGCGGCGGCCGTCGAGCGGCTGATGGACTACTACGTGCTGGCCGTGGAGGCCGCCTGCGACCTGCTGTTCCCCGGCCGGGTCGACCTGGGTCTGGACCTGCCGGCCCCGGGCTTCGCGCTGCCGCCGATGGCGGACACCGCCGCCGCGATGGCCTGGTTCGAGCGGGAGCACCGCAGCCTGCTGGCGGCCGTCCGCCGCGCGGCCGCCGACGGGCTGCACCGGCAGGCCGCCTACCTGCCGCGCGGCTTCGGCATGTACCTCAACATGTGGGGCTTCTCCGCCGAGCTGTACGAGACCGGGCGGATCGCGGTGGAGGCCGCCCGCCGGTCGGCCGACCGGCTGTTGCTGCGGGTGAGCCTGACCAACCTGGCGGTGGCGCTCTGGCCGCTCGGGCGGTTCCAGGAGGGCATCGACTGCCTGAACCAGGCGCTCGACATCGCGGTGGAGATCGGCGACCGGCAGGGCGAGGCGGCCTGCCTCAGCCGGCTGGGCGCGTTCCACAACGGTCTCGGCCACTACGGCGAGGGCCTGGCCAGGCTGGAGCAGGCGCTGCCGCTGCACCGGGAGCTGGCCAGTGCGCGCGAGGAGGCGGTGACGCTGATCAGCATCAGCTCGGTCAGCGCCCTGCTCGGCCGCCATCGGGAGGCCGCCGAGGCGGCGCTGGCCGCCGACGAACTGAGCCGCCGGCTCGGCGAACTGGACAACGGGGTGCTGGCGTTGGTCAACCTGGCCAACGCCTACCTCGGTCTCGGTGAGCACGAGGCCGCGCTGGCCGCACTGACCTCCGCCCAGGAGCGGCACCAGCGGCTCAACCGCCCCGCCACGGCCGGCCTGGTGCTGGCCCGTTTCGCGGACGCCTACCACCGGGCCGGGCGGCTCGCCGAGGCGTACGACTTCGGGCTGCGCGCGCTGGATCTCGTCTGGACCAGCGGGTCGGCGGGCTGGAAGGCCACCGTCGAGAACATCCTGGGCCGGATCCACCGCGGGCGCTCCGAGTACCAGCAGGCCCAGGAGCGGCACGCGCACGCGCTGCGGCTGGCGGAGGAGATCGGCTCCGGCATCGAGGCGGCCCACGCCCTGGAGGGGCTGGCGGCGACGGCCGCCGCGCTCGGTGAGACGGCGCAGGCCCGGACCTACCGGGCCCGGGCCGACCGGCTCTTCGACGGGATGGGCATCCCCGAGCACGTCCGCCGGCCGGGCTGA
- a CDS encoding M12 family metallopeptidase produces MAGVRSTVADYGPPRYCSQKPSLRPAPAPGLAPHRAHAIIAIGNKWLNGTVLRYCFLDSTGGGRGPGQLDAVRAALREWKDLGIGLDFKEVDDSSESEVRIDFQGRFSESVVGTDVLQVGQHEATTNFGWDLTDAVGHATALHETGHVLGFDHEHQNPNAGIEWEEEKVYAALALPPNEWDRETTFFNIIRKLDPATVSGSVFDADSIMEYPFPPGLIKRPKKYRIEGIPDPLSLSAFDKDMVQQWYPTLVARPRHLEPRESVALPKHSGGQSDFEITPAESRKYALATFGDADVVMALFERVNGDLRYVTADDDSGQDRNGRLDVKLFKGRTYVVRARLYSTWGSSEAALMYW; encoded by the coding sequence ATGGCAGGCGTCAGGAGCACGGTGGCCGACTACGGACCACCCCGGTACTGCTCCCAGAAGCCGTCCCTGCGTCCCGCCCCGGCTCCCGGCCTCGCGCCGCACCGGGCACACGCGATCATCGCCATCGGGAACAAGTGGCTGAACGGCACCGTGCTGCGCTACTGCTTCCTCGACTCCACCGGCGGCGGCCGGGGCCCCGGGCAGCTGGACGCCGTCCGGGCCGCCCTCCGCGAGTGGAAGGACCTCGGCATCGGACTGGACTTCAAGGAGGTGGACGACTCCTCCGAGTCGGAGGTCCGGATCGACTTCCAGGGCAGGTTCTCCGAGTCCGTGGTGGGCACCGATGTGCTGCAGGTGGGGCAGCACGAGGCCACCACCAATTTCGGCTGGGACCTCACCGACGCGGTCGGCCACGCCACCGCCCTGCACGAGACCGGTCACGTCCTGGGGTTCGACCACGAACACCAGAATCCCAATGCCGGGATCGAGTGGGAGGAGGAGAAGGTCTACGCCGCGCTGGCCCTGCCGCCCAACGAATGGGACCGGGAGACGACGTTCTTCAACATCATTCGGAAGCTGGACCCCGCCACGGTGTCCGGCTCCGTCTTCGACGCCGACTCGATCATGGAGTACCCCTTCCCGCCGGGGCTGATCAAGCGGCCCAAGAAGTACCGGATCGAAGGCATCCCCGATCCGCTGTCGCTCTCCGCCTTCGACAAGGACATGGTGCAGCAGTGGTACCCGACGCTCGTCGCCAGGCCGCGCCACCTGGAGCCGCGCGAGTCCGTCGCACTCCCGAAGCACTCCGGCGGGCAGTCCGACTTCGAGATCACGCCGGCCGAGAGCCGGAAGTACGCATTGGCCACCTTCGGTGACGCCGACGTGGTGATGGCCCTGTTCGAGCGGGTCAACGGCGACCTGCGGTACGTCACCGCCGACGACGACAGCGGCCAGGACCGCAACGGCCGGCTCGACGTCAAGCTTTTCAAGGGCCGCACCTACGTCGTCCGCGCCCGGCTCTACTCCACCTGGGGCAGCAGCGAGGCCGCGCTGATGTACTGGTGA
- a CDS encoding helix-turn-helix transcriptional regulator yields MLNLTNLDATSIAVYRTRVAHPAATAQQVSAELGIPVPEVHRADGRLAGLRLLRPAPADGWAAVSPETASDLLLAEAERALLEQRTAVAAARAGLSALTGDYLDARSRRTGPGGVETVEGEDALRAVVQELSQACRSTVDAMVPVGAGDRTPLPEMPLDLAVLARGVTVRTLFQQAGHGHRATASYARAISTAGALVKSVTLLPAHMLVYDGTVAVLPLGPGPSGADAVVIRDPAVLQVLMQLFDQHWERASDFGAVEQPGGEGPSDLERAVLRLMAAGKKDEVIARQIGVSPRSISRIVATLMERLQAASRFQAGVRAAANGWLA; encoded by the coding sequence GTGCTGAACCTCACGAACCTGGATGCGACGTCCATCGCCGTGTACCGGACCCGCGTCGCCCACCCCGCCGCCACCGCGCAGCAGGTGTCCGCAGAACTGGGCATCCCGGTGCCGGAGGTGCACCGGGCGGACGGCCGGCTGGCCGGACTCAGACTGCTGCGCCCGGCGCCCGCCGACGGGTGGGCCGCGGTCAGCCCCGAGACCGCCTCCGACCTGCTGCTCGCCGAGGCGGAGCGGGCCCTGCTCGAACAGCGCACCGCGGTGGCCGCCGCCCGGGCCGGGCTGAGCGCGCTCACCGGCGACTACCTGGACGCCCGCAGCCGGCGCACCGGCCCGGGCGGGGTGGAGACCGTCGAGGGCGAGGACGCGCTGCGCGCCGTCGTCCAGGAGCTCAGCCAAGCCTGCCGCTCCACGGTCGACGCGATGGTGCCGGTCGGCGCCGGCGACCGGACACCGCTGCCGGAGATGCCGCTGGACCTCGCGGTGCTGGCCCGCGGCGTGACCGTCCGCACGCTCTTCCAGCAGGCCGGCCACGGCCACCGGGCCACCGCCAGCTACGCCCGGGCGATCTCCACCGCCGGCGCGCTGGTGAAGAGCGTGACCCTGCTCCCCGCCCACATGCTGGTGTACGACGGCACGGTGGCCGTGCTGCCGCTCGGGCCGGGGCCGTCCGGGGCGGACGCGGTGGTGATCCGCGACCCCGCGGTGCTGCAGGTCCTGATGCAGCTCTTCGACCAGCATTGGGAGCGCGCCAGCGACTTCGGCGCGGTCGAGCAGCCGGGCGGGGAGGGCCCCTCCGACCTGGAGCGGGCCGTCCTGCGGCTGATGGCCGCGGGCAAGAAGGACGAGGTGATAGCCCGGCAGATCGGGGTCTCGCCGCGGTCGATCAGCCGGATCGTCGCCACCCTGATGGAGCGCCTGCAGGCGGCCAGCCGGTTCCAGGCGGGGGTGCGGGCGGCCGCCAACGGATGGCTGGCCTGA
- a CDS encoding SDR family oxidoreductase, translated as MRLALFGATGGTGAQLLKQALAAGHQVTAVVRDPARVTRPPGVAPGSTGASNGPDGPDGPDGLTLVRGDVLDPGAWTEALAGQDAVLSCLGSIDRRHPTTVYSQGTRNIVGAMRAAGVGRLLCLSSAGLEIAPGTPLPQRLVTRLVVQRLYRHGYADMARMEALVRESDLAWTIVRPPMLTDGPLGGRYRTAVNGPLADGRSLSRADLADYLLTRVGDRSTWRAVVEISA; from the coding sequence ATGAGACTCGCGCTCTTCGGCGCCACCGGGGGCACCGGCGCCCAGCTCCTGAAGCAGGCCCTCGCGGCGGGCCACCAGGTGACCGCCGTCGTCCGCGATCCCGCCCGGGTCACCCGCCCGCCAGGCGTCGCACCGGGCAGCACCGGCGCCTCGAACGGGCCGGACGGGCCGGACGGGCCGGACGGGCTCACCCTGGTCCGCGGCGACGTGCTCGACCCCGGCGCCTGGACGGAAGCGCTCGCCGGGCAGGACGCCGTGCTGTCCTGCCTCGGCAGCATCGACCGCCGGCACCCCACCACGGTCTACTCGCAGGGCACCCGGAACATCGTCGGAGCGATGCGGGCGGCCGGGGTGGGCCGCCTGCTCTGCCTGTCCTCCGCCGGACTGGAGATCGCACCGGGCACGCCGCTGCCGCAGCGCCTGGTGACCCGCCTGGTGGTCCAGCGGCTCTACCGGCACGGATACGCGGACATGGCCCGGATGGAGGCCCTGGTCAGGGAGAGCGACCTCGCCTGGACGATCGTCCGGCCGCCGATGCTCACCGACGGGCCGCTCGGCGGCCGGTACCGGACGGCCGTCAACGGCCCGCTCGCGGACGGGAGGTCGCTCTCCCGCGCCGACCTGGCGGACTACCTGCTCACCCGGGTCGGCGACCGGAGCACCTGGCGGGCGGTGGTCGAGATCTCCGCCTGA
- a CDS encoding NADP-dependent oxidoreductase, giving the protein MTKKTVTRSVRLAARPKGFPTAEHFRFVEEELPALAPGTALVENIHLSVDPYMRELMDAGWEIGEPLGYGRAVGRVLESRSPEFAPGDLVAHSEGWSTHAVVAPGRPGVRIVRPPAGIPLSAYLSVLGGTGLTAYVGVREILKLRAGESIYISAAAGAVGSVAGQIARLLDAGRVIGSAGSAAKVAYLTGELGFDAAFDHHDGPVSELLAAAAPDGIDAALEGVGGDHLEAAIGATREFGRIAWVGAISQYNTPDEPPAAPRNLYAVSDRSIHLRGYQVRHHLHLRPEAEEWLVPHLLAGRITSRETVVDGFDRVVDAFLGVLRGENTGKMLVRVAEE; this is encoded by the coding sequence ATGACGAAGAAGACCGTGACGAGGTCGGTGCGGCTGGCGGCCCGGCCGAAGGGGTTCCCCACGGCGGAGCACTTCCGTTTCGTCGAGGAGGAGTTGCCCGCGCTCGCGCCGGGCACCGCGCTGGTGGAGAACATCCACCTGTCGGTGGACCCGTACATGCGGGAGCTGATGGACGCGGGGTGGGAGATCGGCGAGCCGCTCGGGTACGGCCGGGCGGTGGGCCGGGTGCTGGAGTCCCGCAGCCCGGAGTTCGCCCCGGGCGACCTGGTGGCCCACAGCGAGGGGTGGAGCACCCATGCCGTGGTCGCCCCCGGGCGGCCGGGGGTGCGGATCGTCCGGCCGCCGGCGGGCATCCCGCTCTCGGCGTACCTCTCGGTGCTCGGCGGGACCGGGCTGACCGCCTACGTGGGCGTGCGGGAGATCCTGAAGCTGCGGGCCGGCGAGTCGATCTACATCTCGGCGGCGGCCGGCGCGGTGGGCAGCGTGGCCGGGCAGATCGCCCGGCTGCTGGACGCGGGCCGGGTGATCGGCAGCGCGGGCTCGGCTGCCAAGGTCGCTTACCTGACCGGGGAGCTGGGCTTCGACGCGGCCTTCGACCACCATGACGGCCCGGTGTCGGAGCTGCTCGCGGCCGCCGCGCCGGACGGGATCGACGCGGCCCTGGAGGGGGTCGGCGGGGACCACCTCGAAGCGGCCATCGGGGCGACCCGGGAGTTCGGTCGGATCGCCTGGGTGGGCGCGATCTCGCAGTACAACACCCCGGACGAGCCGCCGGCCGCGCCCCGCAACCTGTACGCCGTGTCGGACCGGAGCATCCACCTGCGCGGCTACCAGGTGCGCCATCACCTGCACCTGCGGCCGGAGGCGGAGGAGTGGCTGGTCCCGCATCTGCTGGCCGGGCGGATCACCAGCAGGGAGACCGTGGTGGACGGCTTCGACCGGGTGGTGGACGCCTTCCTGGGTGTGCTGCGGGGGGAGAACACCGGCAAGATGCTGGTCCGGGTCGCCGAGGAGTGA
- a CDS encoding SGNH/GDSL hydrolase family protein, whose product MQPTHPNAPHAPQALLPPTSTDPRAEGRPTTGTAPTPSAEQTARLVRFRQPAPAAPGEPDDAREAARFGLDPAAHRELLLGFEEQVRQAAAELLADTGFADLVARLPFRPGEHIVALGESTTADRLSWFEILRRLLPPGVRLSSLAVPGCTTTQALAQLPALALLRPDRVLCMLGANDVQRLGPDAVSLVGADETRRNLLLLRELAGRRTSARWIWLTPTGVHAERVAAYPHFRRAGIGWANEDIDALAAFLLSRPEPTVDTRPATTTADDGTDRADDPHQPDGLHLTLAGQRSVVAALVRRLAEPA is encoded by the coding sequence GTGCAGCCGACGCACCCGAACGCCCCTCACGCACCACAAGCCCTCCTGCCGCCCACCAGCACCGACCCACGGGCGGAGGGCCGTCCGACCACCGGGACCGCCCCGACCCCGAGCGCCGAGCAGACCGCCCGGCTGGTCCGGTTCCGGCAGCCGGCACCGGCCGCCCCCGGAGAGCCGGACGACGCCCGGGAGGCCGCCCGGTTCGGCCTCGACCCGGCGGCCCACCGCGAGCTGCTGCTGGGCTTCGAGGAACAGGTCCGCCAGGCCGCCGCCGAGCTGCTGGCGGACACCGGTTTCGCCGACCTGGTCGCCCGGCTGCCGTTCCGGCCCGGCGAGCACATCGTGGCGCTGGGCGAGAGCACCACCGCGGACCGGCTGTCCTGGTTCGAGATCCTGCGCCGGCTGCTTCCGCCCGGCGTCCGCCTCAGCAGTCTGGCCGTCCCGGGCTGCACGACCACCCAGGCACTGGCCCAGCTGCCGGCCCTCGCCCTGCTGCGCCCCGACCGGGTGCTGTGCATGCTCGGCGCCAACGACGTCCAGCGCCTGGGCCCGGACGCGGTCAGCCTGGTCGGCGCGGACGAGACCCGGCGCAACCTGCTGCTCCTGCGCGAGCTGGCGGGCCGCCGGACCTCCGCCCGGTGGATCTGGCTCACCCCGACCGGGGTGCACGCCGAGCGGGTGGCCGCTTACCCGCACTTCCGGCGGGCCGGTATCGGCTGGGCGAACGAGGACATCGACGCCCTCGCCGCCTTCCTGCTGTCCCGTCCGGAGCCGACCGTCGACACCCGCCCCGCCACCACCACCGCCGACGACGGCACGGACCGCGCGGACGACCCGCACCAGCCCGACGGGCTCCACCTCACCCTGGCGGGCCAGCGGTCGGTCGTCGCCGCGCTGGTCCGCCGCCTCGCGGAGCCGGCATGA
- a CDS encoding DUF6083 domain-containing protein has translation MPPRYRNDERDPAGAAESHRADRPGPSVCDSCRRPLTRWTTAVGGTRCTGCAPAAADPTDREPVTLGEALAGAFAEVARSVPAAPLLPAQRTGPAAAEAHAEAGLDPGAEAGATCRRCGARAVWHLTVRGRWILMEPGEWPTGAVPVGKRWRITADGIAVNLGASGRTDTCRISHFDTCSEEPAPYESSVMLGLWHQHAR, from the coding sequence ATGCCGCCTCGCTACCGCAATGACGAGCGTGACCCGGCCGGTGCAGCAGAATCGCACCGGGCCGACCGTCCTGGACCCTCCGTCTGCGATTCCTGCCGCCGGCCGCTCACCCGGTGGACGACCGCCGTCGGCGGCACCCGCTGCACCGGCTGCGCACCCGCCGCCGCCGACCCGACGGACCGTGAACCCGTCACCCTGGGCGAGGCGTTGGCCGGGGCCTTCGCGGAGGTCGCCCGCAGTGTCCCGGCCGCGCCGCTGCTGCCCGCGCAGCGCACCGGCCCGGCGGCCGCCGAGGCTCATGCCGAGGCCGGTCTCGACCCCGGCGCCGAAGCCGGCGCCACCTGCCGCCGCTGCGGCGCCCGGGCGGTCTGGCACCTGACCGTCCGGGGCCGGTGGATCCTGATGGAGCCCGGCGAGTGGCCGACCGGCGCCGTCCCCGTCGGCAAGCGGTGGCGGATCACCGCCGACGGCATCGCCGTCAACCTCGGCGCGTCCGGCCGCACCGACACCTGCCGGATCAGCCACTTCGACACCTGCTCCGAGGAGCCGGCCCCCTACGAGTCCTCGGTGATGCTCGGGCTCTGGCACCAACACGCGCGCTGA
- a CDS encoding luciferase family protein, whose protein sequence is MTSPKRSGHPPLVSTDLPVEQLTQSAPVPLQERLRTAFAALPGVQLGPSFVCVPGTRAGHLAPTVAHGPVEAFLAGTEFGHLHPPYDGSVHLMLPGPVARRAVADGWGEPAQPPGSVLVYGPRDDEEAETVRALVLASYRFACGDGATAPDCGDTPDCAATPDGGDAARIVSAV, encoded by the coding sequence ATGACCTCGCCCAAGCGCTCCGGCCATCCTCCGCTGGTGTCGACGGACCTCCCCGTCGAGCAGCTCACCCAGTCCGCGCCCGTCCCGCTCCAGGAGCGGCTCCGGACGGCGTTCGCCGCGCTGCCCGGGGTGCAGCTCGGGCCCTCCTTCGTCTGCGTACCGGGCACCCGGGCCGGACACCTGGCCCCCACCGTGGCGCACGGCCCCGTGGAGGCCTTCCTGGCGGGCACCGAGTTCGGCCACCTGCACCCGCCCTACGACGGCAGCGTGCACCTGATGCTGCCCGGCCCGGTGGCCCGCCGGGCGGTCGCCGACGGCTGGGGCGAGCCCGCGCAGCCGCCCGGCTCGGTGCTCGTCTACGGACCGCGCGACGACGAGGAGGCGGAGACCGTCCGGGCCCTGGTGCTGGCCTCGTACCGGTTCGCCTGCGGCGACGGCGCCACCGCCCCGGACTGCGGCGACACCCCGGACTGCGCCGCCACCCCGGACGGCGGCGACGCGGCCCGGATCGTTTCAGCCGTGTGA
- a CDS encoding MarR family winged helix-turn-helix transcriptional regulator, whose product MSSERQAVEEPGGPAPAPRGAAFLLTQLGTHAADRFATRVAELGLTPPDIGLLRTIATRPGRSQRALAADLGVVPSRVVALIDRLDGKGLVERRRSTEDRRNHELHLSAEGGRVLGEVWRIAAAHEDDILSALDDDQRARLTELLGLVVAQQGLTPGVHPGYRNLPGGQRS is encoded by the coding sequence GTGAGCAGCGAGCGGCAAGCAGTCGAAGAACCCGGCGGACCGGCCCCCGCACCCCGGGGCGCGGCCTTCCTGCTCACCCAGCTCGGCACCCACGCCGCCGACCGCTTCGCCACCCGGGTCGCCGAACTCGGCCTGACCCCGCCCGACATCGGGCTGCTACGCACCATCGCCACCCGCCCCGGGCGCAGCCAGCGCGCCCTCGCCGCCGATCTCGGGGTGGTGCCCAGCCGGGTGGTCGCGCTGATCGACCGCCTCGACGGCAAGGGCCTGGTGGAGCGCCGGCGCAGCACCGAGGACCGCCGCAACCACGAACTCCACCTCTCCGCGGAGGGCGGACGCGTGCTCGGCGAGGTGTGGCGGATCGCCGCCGCCCACGAGGACGACATCCTGAGCGCGCTGGACGACGACCAGCGCGCCCGGCTCACCGAACTGCTCGGGCTGGTCGTCGCCCAGCAGGGCCTCACCCCCGGGGTCCACCCGGGATACCGCAACCTGCCCGGCGGTCAACGGAGTTAG
- a CDS encoding MFS transporter — protein sequence MSRTVDLTAPPDRKPGLGRDYHHLLSAYSIQTLGEGMLLATLPLLAGAITSDPELISGVALAEGLPWLLLALPGGMIVDRYDRRRLMIVTQAVQAVLLVAVALLATFGLTRIWMLYLLAFGLGAGDVLFTGANRAVIPNVVPSAALETANGRNVTAETLGRQFVGPPLGAALFAFLLPLPFWANALTYVGSLVLISRIRGGGGRFRADRGAPDLAAGPGLRGMLAEATGGLRLLVRHPVLRAIVVLAAVSNFCVTMAQSVLVLFATDVLHVGRSGYGVLVATMAIGGVVGALASRRIVERCGARAVAITVSTAGAASLLAIGLFGRQTAVVVALFCVWSAGLSLWNVMAQSVSQRLVPDELRGRVSTSTRMVCFGAIPLGALAGGFVAAGYGLRAPWVVGGLLNLVVALLFVPTMLRWPSASGIGATVPESPVPAESYVPAGSAGSVPGAKESV from the coding sequence ATGTCCCGGACCGTCGACCTCACCGCGCCCCCGGACCGCAAGCCCGGCCTGGGCCGGGACTACCACCACCTGCTGTCCGCCTACTCGATCCAGACCCTCGGCGAGGGCATGCTGCTCGCGACCCTGCCGCTGCTGGCGGGCGCGATCACCAGCGACCCGGAGCTGATCTCCGGCGTCGCGCTGGCCGAGGGCCTGCCCTGGCTGCTGCTGGCGCTGCCCGGCGGCATGATCGTCGACCGCTACGACCGGCGCCGGCTGATGATCGTCACCCAGGCCGTGCAGGCCGTCCTGCTGGTCGCGGTCGCCCTGCTGGCGACCTTCGGCCTGACCCGGATCTGGATGCTCTACCTGCTCGCCTTCGGGCTGGGCGCCGGCGACGTGCTGTTCACCGGCGCCAACCGGGCGGTGATCCCCAACGTCGTCCCGAGCGCCGCGCTGGAGACCGCGAACGGGCGCAACGTGACGGCCGAGACGCTGGGCCGGCAGTTCGTCGGCCCGCCGCTGGGCGCCGCGCTGTTCGCCTTCCTGCTGCCGCTGCCGTTCTGGGCGAACGCCCTGACGTACGTCGGCTCGCTGGTGCTGATCTCGCGGATCCGCGGCGGCGGTGGCCGCTTCCGGGCCGACCGGGGGGCCCCCGACCTGGCGGCCGGGCCGGGGCTGCGCGGGATGCTCGCGGAGGCCACCGGCGGGCTGCGGCTGCTGGTCCGGCACCCGGTCCTGCGGGCCATCGTGGTGCTGGCCGCCGTCAGCAACTTCTGCGTCACGATGGCCCAGTCGGTGCTGGTGCTGTTCGCGACGGATGTCCTGCACGTGGGCCGGAGCGGCTACGGGGTGCTGGTGGCGACGATGGCGATCGGCGGTGTCGTGGGGGCGCTGGCCAGCCGGCGGATCGTGGAGCGCTGCGGCGCCCGGGCGGTGGCGATCACCGTGTCGACGGCCGGTGCGGCGAGTCTGCTGGCGATCGGCCTGTTCGGGCGGCAGACCGCCGTCGTGGTAGCCCTGTTCTGCGTCTGGTCGGCCGGTCTGTCGCTGTGGAACGTGATGGCGCAGTCGGTCAGTCAGCGGCTGGTGCCGGACGAGCTGCGGGGGCGGGTGAGCACCAGTACCCGGATGGTCTGCTTCGGCGCGATCCCGCTCGGCGCGCTGGCCGGCGGTTTCGTGGCGGCGGGCTACGGACTGCGGGCGCCGTGGGTGGTGGGCGGGCTGCTCAATCTGGTGGTGGCGCTGCTGTTCGTGCCCACCATGCTGCGGTGGCCGTCCGCGAGTGGCATCGGCGCCACAGTCCCGGAGAGTCCCGTCCCCGCCGAGAGTTACGTCCCCGCCGGCAGTGCCGGGTCCGTTCCTGGTGCCAAGGAGAGTGTGTGA